One Triplophysa rosa linkage group LG8, Trosa_1v2, whole genome shotgun sequence genomic window, cattatttatatacaaATGATTCTATGGTGTTAGATCAGTCAAATAGATTGGGTAGATTACACAtgaattattacattatttatctAAGTGTGTCAGGTGTTTTGGTGAAATgctataaaaacacaatttatttattttttaatttttacctGGAACCCACACTTGAGGCACACAATGATGTCATGAACTCCTGCTGCATCTCCctcaaacatctttctctctttaaGGCATTCCGAGCAGACAGACCACAGGCTGCCCGTCACTGCCTTCTTCACTGAACTGAGGTCCACAGCTCTGCTCACATGCTGACATGTCAGCCCTAAATGGCATAAAAACATCTTGACTGCAGATCTTACAACTCTGTGCGAGCACTATTACATACATAATCTGGAACCCAATGCCTGATGTTATGACCGAGGAACTACGTGCATGTTAGATCTTGAAATGTCTAAAAAAATGTGATAGATGATTTCAAGCATCAGGGGCGGATTCACAAAACTTCTTAACTGCcatatttttattcctactacgtagagtcaatgggggaaagGTTTGAAGAGAACTACTTCTTTAAGAAACATTCTTTTGagcttcctataatttatcttaagaacaatcGGATATTATGTCTTAAGAACATGTTCATGTTTCATAAATCCGGGAACAGATGTCCCCTGAACAATGTGAGAAATGGCATCCTTACCGCCGACCTCATCGGAAGAGTCTTCATCCCGAGGCTTTTTTGGCTTGTTGGACCGCTTGGTCATGTCTGCGGTTCTTAAAGAGAAGGGGTCTTTCAGCCGCATTTGTATCTAGGAAAAAAGTCACATATTGAAAATGAGAGCCCACCGCACAGTTTAAATTGGGTTTTTGAAGACTCTTAAATTAATAATCTCAAAAGGTCAAGgtgttttttaatttaaagaaatacaTGTTGATTAAAACATTATTACACTTTCTTTCCTAGTTGTTCCCAGGCAACACTGAAATGTAATACATAGTAACAGCTAAGAGATTATTGTGTTGTTGGTGAGGCCAGACACAATTTTTAAAGTCCCCCggtggtgaaaatcaagtttttaatgttgtttatatgtctaTGTGGAGTTTTTAATATGCTTCAAGATAAACCATGTGCAAAAATGAAgagtattttctccataaaactgcagtttaccaaagacagtttgaaaaatgcagtttgaaaCTGCCTCTGTTTGACATCATAACCCTGTAACCATTCACGTTAACAGATTCGAGCCATAGATATGTAAAGATGGCGCAAAGACTCGGCACTGAAACAATCGCTGTTTCAGCTCTGCTTCTGCAACACGATCACGCGCTGCTCACACGTCATAAGAGGCATCTATGTACCTATAATCAATGGTCCAAGGTCATGTGATTGGATGGAGGTGggggctaatttgcatattcattaaTCCGCGTGTACTAATTGAAGCAAGGGTGTAGAGTTTcaatttaagtcattttaagaCATGAAGGAATTATCACAGGACAAAACTTTAACATATGCTTTTTTAATGCTTAAATAtgagttttaaaggggtcatatggcgcgaacatgtgcttttctgtgtctttggtgcgttataagttgctcatgcatgtattagacacgtaaaattgcaaaaatgaaagtgtcagaacaaaagatgcattccatctaaaagcGAACGTTCACCcaaacctgcctgaaacacctcgtgtaaccacacccccacaaatccacgtcagttcgtggtatgatttgactaagaccgcccaaatgtacacgtaagtaaggtgggcgtacctgtcagcacaattgctttggaacctgatgttccaaatatggtaagaggcgttacatttccgtcacacgcttgcagtatttgaccaatcactacgcactggttaactggccaatcatagcacacctcgcttttcagagcgatgaccTTTGTCAAAAATccatgcgtttcagagaggcggggcaaagaggagatacaaacatgcaaggtatgtggaaatacacttttttttaccttaaatcgtgtaaacacattgcattGCAACACACCTAAAACAATCgattatattcattttagccgtgtcatatgactcctttaagtaataaaaatatcaaatgcAGTGGGACTTTAAGACCTATAAATGATTTAAAGGGTAGTACAAACAAAAACGAAAAgagtgtcattatttactcactgtcAAGTTGTTCCATActtgtataaattactttgttcttttgaacacaagagaagatattttgaagaataagggaaaccaaacagttttggggcaccattgaaACCTATGAAAATATACTGACTAAGGTAGAGAAAGGTTCCCcagaaatgtcttttgtgttcaacaagaaatgtattcaggtttggaacaacttgaggttgagtaaataaataacagaattttcatttttgggtgaactatccctttaactcatcAGCTTCCACGTAGTCCTAGAGTATTTCAAGACCTGAAAGGGGTGTGTCAAACGGTAGGCAACCAGTTTTTAAAAGATCCAAGATCCACATGATGGCTGACTACATTTAGAGATATGCATTTATTGCTGAAACATTGCACAAACACCAGCGGTCAAGAATCACAAGATCATACACAACAATGTTGATCCTCTAATTAGAATATTATATGTCAAAAACTACAGTGTCACTAGCATCAGAATGACAAGCATGACTTTTAAGGACGTCATTAGGAATACGAGGATTGAGAAGGTATACAAAATAATAACTAATAATAGGTAACCACAGTAACAGAACACACAATAACACTTGAACCGAAACAAATGATCAGACTGTGCTAACTGACAGCATATATCAGAGGCCTTTCCTTTTTCGGCATTAAGTCAGATCTGTTTACAGCATAGGGTTATATAAAACAGCAGTTGCTACAAATGTCAAACAGTCTTTGAATGACAGTTATAAGCACATCTCACCCCGTTTATTTTCCCCTCCTCTCCAGGCTCACAACAACCAAGCAAACGTCAGTTGACAAGTGTCCAGGTGGAACAGCGAGGCTGATAATAACTTATAAATCCTTACAAGTTTCTAGAAACGGCAGAAATGCCTGGTGATAGTTTTGTTTAAGTGTTTAAAAGTAGCACTTAAACAATTAGTAACTGCGCAATGCCGAAAAACAACACTTATTAACGGAGTTTGTGAGCATAGTTGGTggcatttgaagaacagaaagcACAAGTATTACATTGATCACGTGGTCGTATCCTCATCGACGCACTACGGATGCTCGTAGAGCCAAACGCGTTTGTGAATCTACAAAATGTGGTGGAAATAAATGTCATGTTTCCAGCATTTTCGCCACAATTGCATATTCACTTATATTGGGTACAATTTTAATCAGGGGAACTTTCAGTATCCTAGTGTTATTGAAAAGAAAATACCAAATGTataatattcaaaatatatgATCATATTTAGAACGTAATATGACTAAATTGATAAATAACATACTAATTTAGTATTATAATAACATCACCACAAGCGTTGGGTTTTAACTCAAACATGGTCGAATACTTTTAACGTGAATAACCGTTTCACGTACAACAAGTGTACCACTCTGGTCCTTTAAATGGATAtcatacttcacccaaaaattctgtcatcatttcttcgagttgttccaaatctgtgtacatttctttgttctgatgaacacagagaaagatatttggaagaacgcttataaccagacagattttgccccccattgactcctactttatcatttttttgttctgttgaacacaaaagaagacattttgaagaatgttggttctggggcacttttgactaccattgtatgttttcctactatgataatcaatggttacaagcatttttacaaatatatttctctgtgttcatcagaacaatgaaatgtatacagctttggaacaactcgaaggtgagtaaatgatgacagaattttcctttttgggtgaagtgtccctttaacgtGATCCGTAGTAGTGCGCATGCGTACAGCGGTGGATCGGCGCAACCAAGCTACGTAACTTGATCTCAATCGCATTTGTAATTTcgtttatatttacatacaaacaaGACAAAGGGAACATCGTAACCTTGCAACTTTTACCCTAATCCGAGCATGGTGTTAAATGTCTGCGCTAGGCTGTCGAGGAGCATTCCCCGCGTTTTAGCGAGCAGAAATGTTATTTCTGTCACAAGACCGCTGGCAGCGGGTTCACGCTGGACACATTTACGATGCTTACAGCGTGAGTGTTTGTAACTTGGAGTCTAAATTCAACAGCAACATGTAATATAGCTTGTTTGACATTGACAGATTATGAACATACATTTCAAACATGCATTTACCATGCATATCGTATTTAACATGTAAAAGAGTTTTGAAAAGTCTACGTTGTATAGTTTGAGGTTGTAATTGTAAATATTGTACTATAACGCATAATGCTGCGGAAGAACGTCCTCTGTTGGTCAAGTGACCATGTTGTTGTCGTCTTTCAGATACCCGTGTTATACGTTACGAGGGTGGCTTATTGCGACATTTCAGCTCATTGAGCAAGCCTTCAATAGACGTGTCCTACGAGCAGCTGAAGAAGCTGCTGGTGGCCCGGTCCGGTGTGGTTATAGACGTCCGTGAGCCGTGGGAACTCAGGGAGTACGGGAATATACCGGGATCCATTAACGTGCCCTGTAGGTGCTTCCTGTTTGCATGTACACATTTTAggtcttgtcttttttttaaactgtacaCAAAACCGTTCCAAATTACctttttttcgttttttaatACACTGTGTGACTTTTCTCTTGTTTCTTTCACATGCAGTGGCACAGGTGAATGGATCTCTCCAGCTTAGTCCAGAGGAGTTCAAGGAGAAGTATGGTGGAGACATGCCATCACCCTCCCAGAATATTGTTTTTACCTGCCTAGCTGGTGTAAGAAGCAAAACAGCACTGGATGCTGCAGTGTCTTTAGGTTACACCAAGTAAGCATTTAATATAAAACCAAAAACTGTGACACATATTCTTTGCCTCTTTACGCACCTTGCTGtaataagttaataaaaatatgaatcgATCATTTTTATAACTTCATAATTATATTatgaattatatataatatttttatatcttaACTACCCTGAAATCAaaaacaaatttttgttttaaagttttgtgCCCAATGACTTTCTGGCTCTCTCTTTTCCTGTAGTGTCCAGCATTACCCCGGCGGATGGAAAGACTGGGCAGAACGTGAACTAATACAAACCAAAGAGTGACCATTGCCATGGTAACACTGTGAAAGCAATGCAGTTGTATTACAATCTGATTTAAGCCATTGACACTGAATCAGAATGTGCCACCAAGACAGAGGAATTTAATGGTTTTGACCGAATGTAATTGTGTGGTTAAATTTTAAGCCCGAAAAGATGCACTGTTATATGATATGAGTAGTGTGCATTCACATGAAATGGAAATTCAGAGGTTCACGATGTGTCTAATTATGACTGATATGCATTGGCTATTGGCTTATAACTAATAATATATTTGAGCAGAAAATCCAAATATTATGTCAGagaattgtttttatattcttgaaaataaaacattgatgctcCATTGTGTATATTGTActtaacaaaaaaaacagtatatcTGCTTTTCCCTGTCTTTCAATGTTGCAAAGATTCTCATAGACTTACAGTAAGTGAATGTTTAGATTCTAAATCTAATAGGGCCTTCATCTTATCTTTGGTTGAACTCTTATTGACTTTGGGCGATGTACTAAGACAGGCATTACTTAAATTTTCTTCTGTTTAATTATAAAACTGAAACATCTACCATTTAGGacagaaatgtaaacatttatatttttatttattagtatCAATATTTTTAGAGACAAAGATTATCAGTGTGagttagtaataataataataacagtcaataaataatgacagtgtgttaaatttggtcaAGCTATTCCTATTCCATCCTGTTTAGATCCTATACCTATAGCCCTTTTTACACTATACATCATCCGGCTGGCATTTCATGTTCTTTTGTGATGTGTTACTCCCATTAAT contains:
- the tstd3 gene encoding thiosulfate sulfurtransferase/rhodanese-like domain-containing protein 3, whose product is MVLNVCARLSRSIPRVLASRNVISVTRPLAAGSRWTHLRCLQHTRVIRYEGGLLRHFSSLSKPSIDVSYEQLKKLLVARSGVVIDVREPWELREYGNIPGSINVPLAQVNGSLQLSPEEFKEKYGGDMPSPSQNIVFTCLAGVRSKTALDAAVSLGYTNVQHYPGGWKDWAERELIQTKE